The Salminus brasiliensis chromosome 8, fSalBra1.hap2, whole genome shotgun sequence genome has a window encoding:
- the xirp2b gene encoding uncharacterized protein xirp2b, giving the protein MAMYQAAVSKQDASGFSSGVLEEAEVCSLPGGLASIRRQFESEELSSTHTATQLHYTHRSVQEISNSSELSVKSGVRRREAQQDERTSHDLSVHHGVALSVENHHDEEEYYPKRSTKELAQHFEKTIEEAAPSKKIKIERDISRLLWASDVNVSHQAFKGEVSGTSKNIVEAAGAEAEYPECMPATDDEDLDYLPPPPPDLLEEPLEDTGFPEPSEPALPIKPTINKEQYFKQRELMELKRLCKHIHPDVRKDLERDFYNEANETDEDEEMVGDVQEAAYHFEHGESSPNRSPEREYLEWDEILRGEVQSMRWMFENKPLDTIKDSSDDDEDSRKIVQQEIIAGGDVRNTALMFETQPMDMVGTDTKYAAKKLSCNEVGKKDVRAAAWLFETNQMDSLNKMHADDDQTKEVVFTQESTRANVQSMRYMFENQEMDSLGDTETMDEKHLLSLKSVMEEIKADVKIIVWIFETQCMCVLREHSGEVVEITSVRREETEKGDVKTSRWLFETQPLDMINKDLSQVRLISSISMEDNKQGDVKRGRWLFETKRLDSINEEWERIHKQRTEEILGADVRKHCMVFETQPMDTLKDNSNSRPVPTEEIIGGDVRSVRHMFETAPLDELKEMPEVGKLKKRVASEEERGDVRHQSWVFENRPQGSFQKEDDEVGRLKKTVTSEEEKGDVKHQKWLFENQKLEDIRVEKKDIMKMVDVEQTDEEQYRGDVRRNCWVFETQPMDTLKDDSNARPVNAEEIIGGDVQSARHFFEAAPKDELKELAEVGKLKRRVTAEEEKGDVRHQKWVFERQPLEQIREEEKKITRTVNVEDIEKVDITNYKQIFETYDLSKYDESQRIEVEGVTKGSVKLNTDLFEATPLYAMQDSSGHYHEVKTVRREEIVKGDVKSCMWMFETHPIDQFDESITKFQVIRGITQQEVESGDVKTAKWLFETQPLDAIKYFSNIEDEETVTKETTEIVKGDVKTCRWLFETKPMDVLYEKVELKNENEINEVHKGDVKSCTWLFENQALDTIGDESETVLKASTIKQEDIQGKDVRMARFLFETENLDDISGEEERLFKRVTEIDIQSGDVSRMKYIFENQSSDVMTSTSEEFMRQLKTAQAEDIQKGNVGNCKWLFENQPIDAICENPHELKGARTVTDIQGGNVDKGRFIFETCSLDKIQEDSSMSEMKKLQKIFREEEEKGDVKNYAMMFESQPLYAIQDKEGHYHEVTTLTKEDILKGDVVGTRWLFETKPLDSIRDTDEVYLIKAVTEEDIQKGDVSSARWRFETQPFDKIADNSKTSFKTVEDIKGGDVKANKEHFESDLMSQKLVRTVSMSEIHKGDVRAAKWMFETRTIDQIHGENSEDEMETVVMQEQVKGDVKQSVWLFEKNPLDHIQENKESKEFVREEIPKADVKTTTWLFETTPLPDFNDSNVEKAEIIGKSIKETLDELYSQRMVESKGIILETDEIGDVRMAKYNLMNKEAPEIQKEEIIKGDLQNIMMNLLNRRETKEKGIIIETQERGNISSTVQQLFNQQSGINVEKEEIIRGDIQEAINNLLKEESTGKHGILIQEDEKGDIRMTIYSLFNKEEGATTEKEDIVKGNIKDCLQKLYNQDSEELVKIKVEDTERGNVSFYSTCIESGALDYFKELQVEPGEAETQTLHKEEIVSGDIIGTKQSLTCNQAQICRLVDKEDIVPGNVHHAVKVFMTEPPVSFEHLQKEEIVGGNLRATLNSLTQSINQSIILEKEDVVKGDLPTVLKSLKEAQKLPKEVEKPEIVPGDIKGALKSLKDSATTKVEIVIEDLVPGDIKGTLKSLEDAKQAVREVEKEEIVKGNIHTALQSLQEASNERKACQQEIEVQGDVKGTIQLLLEPSSSPRMQRRASTEGDVKLSIQALYETQEQVQSEKEEVIKGDVKGTIKSLLETAQRASPKIPRREPIRKVKVPKGKTPSPSQQGIQTQRPAAAVKNLAQSSESQMNAQKLVTTKSMQSGEEKNTLMAQTTTDTQASKTTVLEHKTIVQTHGVKTLKTEFRNLKANKKRLIRLDKTKDRQREDYVPPPPTTPPLPESEFPVPPSPPPDYDSILFPTPPPPLIRGDNDLPPPPTPPPPPLSDPAKSDLDNLPPPPTPPPTSEMEQEFLPPPPSQQELDLIPNTMPAKPTKLTVKPVKAPALCKVPKLQPAALFNKTEMQAQTATQVTTSSKTEETISKMQTQNTISSVSSTLISSEIQSGISMQPPESPRPPKKVFVPVSLTPPASPPPSKSPISKFKTPLINAEQNYRQKREESYTPPNSPVSEIHMHESVSSALEMLSSEGKSTAQSEQGISFDFTQETAEKTVTKAKSDTESYDSSKHATRSDVPPSKTLISTTNEKSPSESAIISSDKQHIISNQTSQATSVQQHNSSGSSKKKKKYRSLTTSFQQVTSTSVTQSQTVVSSNAHVSANVSVKQCVSAEKNQPTVSENVSLNNELEKEAIKQHTSTQMTETTKIEESKKIVSETKGQGKLSPDRVKSAKESEPKTQKSDKKKGSKNIKDEGTEQKPADQAHGVKVEQEIVQVKVKGERKVSETESKVEKQAKQKQYEEPPATPKKKRRAKPKKDKEAVHQAQGQTQSNTTATVPASPSEAKHPVSTSIQKKEEDTVVQTHKKTEEEHIEVHKEVVITKTKVQQSSQQQGSTAKSQKQVKSSPKKKEEAGSRETPDKSKDESRNVPIKMSEKPEQREPAKTSAESTETSQRRAEAQKLLSRITELLEAQEKMDSKSVKTLLNEIPDWLVEPEEKNDLEGAADEHNVQNLKEIVAHVQNCVQAKLMHLEGNAATIEKHECEATCEKMVSGRATQKISKITIGSKKVEAQKKVEEQKKATHKSRKQQEKSVKPSDPRAPSPLLRMRSASPTFITIASTKRTDSPQGVAPSPPPMPPTPPPRRSETPTSRISRASPSPTLGRADSLTRLRETTAKLSRGPSPDPAPHPVPVAGKKSEIVETPATFHRQIKIDPKPLEDSRILEEYKDTKSSGVAVSEAVTTSVTDKKEFFEGAQKSEVNKTFVQKDPVGILEHLGLATEEAATGVPVQEKENLLFKVDLSGLVNNFEAQEKKVGTRKEPINILEMFGSETKDSEPDTEKRASQQEDTAAFNMKVIKNVFEMGEQSSSIKEQKNKQEEHVSRVSEIASEGSKHKPRHTTQPSSQQNSPLPRRKEVTLEKSVDPTGFSETQTTTEHFSTVDEFGAKISGTKSTTTISQHSERVFTQHVPFSYADAVKKKSPEVRVSPEASAEELLKNFHKTWTESESVFKSLGYSVSDSSSKVGAMHSVSEESVPHGRPDSRQKEVP; this is encoded by the exons ATGGCCATGTACCAGGCTGCAGTCTCCAAGCAGGACGCATCAGGCTTCTCCAGCGGG GTCCTGGAGGAAGCTGAGGTATGCTCTCTGCCTGGAGGTTTGGCCAGCATCCGGAGACAGTTTGAGAGTGAAGAGctttcttccacacacacagccacacagttgcactaCACACACAGATCTGTGCAG GAAATATCAAACTCATCTGAGCTGTCTGTGAAGAGCGGAGTCAGAAGACGAGAAGCCCAACAGGATGAAAGG ACTTCACATGATCTGAGTGTTCACCATGGAGTGGCTTTAAGTGTTGAGAATCATCATGATG aagaagagtaCTACCCAAAACGCTCAACCAAAGAACTGGCACAGCACTTTGAGAAAACCATTGAGGAAGCTGCCCCAAGTAAGAAAATTAAG ATTGAACGTGACATCAGCCGTTTACTGTGGGCTTCAGATGTAAATGTATCCCACCAGGCCTTCAAGGGTGAAGTATCTGGCACGTCAAAAAATATagtagaagctgctggagctgaGGCAGAGTATCCAGAATGTATGCCTGCTACTGATGACGAGGACCTGGATTAtctccctcctccaccaccagaTCTACTGGAGGAGCCTCTTGAGGACACAGGTTTTCCTGAACCTTCTGAACCAGCACTCCCAATAAAACCCACCATCAACAAGGAACAATACTTTAAACAGAGAGAACTAATGGAACTAAAGCGTTTGTGCAAGCACATTCACCCTGATGTCAGGAAAGACCTGGAGCGAGATTTCTATAACGAGGCTAATGAGACAGACGAGGATGAGGAGATGGTAGGGGATGTCCAGGAGGCCGCATACCATTTTGAGCATGGTGAGAGCAGTCCCAACAGGAGCCCGGAAAGAGAATATCTGGAATGGGATGAGATTCTAAGAGGGGAAGTGCAGTCCATGCGCTGGATGTTTGAGAACAAACCTCTGGACACCATTAAGGACTCgtcagatgatgatgaggaCAGCAGAAAGATAGTTCAACAGGAAATCATAGCTGGAGGTGATGTGAGGAACACTGCTTTGATGTTCGAGACTCAACCCATGGATATGGTAGGGACAGATACAAAATATGCAGCAAAAAAGCTTTCGTGTAATGAAGTAGGCAAAAAAGATGTTCGTGCTGCAGCTTGGTTGTTTGAAACCAACCAGATGGACTCCCTAAATAAGATGCATGCTGATGATGATCAAACCAAAGAGGTTGTCTTCACACAAGAGTCAACCAGGGCTAATGTGCAATCGATGCGATATATGTTTGAAAACCAGGAAATGGATTCTCTGGGTGACACTGAAACCATGGATGAAAAGCACCTTCTGAGTCTGAAGTCCGTCATGGAGGAGATCAAAGCTGATGTAAAGATAATCGTCTGGATATTTGAGactcagtgtatgtgtgtgttaagggAGCACTCAGGTGAAGTGGTGGAAATTACCTCCGTCCGtagagaagagacagagaaaggtgACGTCAAAACGTCACGGTGGCTTTTTGAGACTCAGCCCCTTGATATGATTAACAAAGACCTTTCTCAAGTTAGATTAATCTCTAGTATTTCCATGGAAGACAATAAGCAAGGTGATGTGAAAAGGGGAAGGTGGTTGTTTGAGACGAAAAGACTGGACTCTATAAATGAGGAGTGGGAGCGGATACATAAGCAACGAACAGAGGAGATTCTTGGGGCTGATGTCCGCAAACACTGTATGGTGTTCGAGACCCAGCCCATGGACACACTTAAAGATAATTCAAACTCCAGACCAGTCCCCACTGAAGAGATAATTGGTGGTGATGTACGATCTGTGAGACATATGTTTGAAACAGCACCATTAGATGAATTGAAAGAAATGCCAGAGGTGGGAAAGCTCAAGAAAAGGGTGGCATCAGAGGAAGAGCGGGGGGATGTAAGACACCAGAGTTGGGTATTTGAGAATCGGCCCCAAGGGAGCTTCCAGAAGGAGGATGACGAAGTGGGAAGGCTGAAAAAAACAGTGACTTCTGAAGAAGAGAAAGGAGACGTGAAGCACCAAAAGTGGCTATTCGAGAATCAGAAACTTGAAGATATCAGAGTGGAAAAGAAAGACATTATGAAAATGGTCGATGTTGAACAAACAGATGAAGAGCAGTACAGAGGTGATGTACGCAGGAATTGCTGGGTGTTTGAGACTCAGCCCATGGACACACTAAAGGATGATTCAAATGCCAGACCTGTCAACGCAGAGGAAATAATCGGAGGAGACGTTCAATCTGCCAGACACTTTTTTGAAGCTGCTCCAAAAGACGAGTTGAAGGAACTTGCAGAGGTGGGGAAGCTTAAAAGAAGGGTGACAGCTGAGGAGGAGAAGGGAGATGTTCGACACCAGAAGTGGGTGTTTGAGCGCCAGCCTCTAGAGCAAATCAGGGAGGAGGAAAAGAAAATAACTAGAACCGTCAATGTGGAGGACATTGAAAAAGTGGACATAACTAATTATAAGCAAATCTTTGAGACTTATGATCTGAGCAAATATGATGAAAGTCAAAGGATTGAAGTTGAAGGAGTGACCAAAGGGTCTGTCAAATTAAATACAGATCTTTTTGAAGCCACACCATTGTATGCCATGCAGGACAGCTCAGGCCACTATCATGAAGTAAAAACTGTACGACGCGAGGAGATTGTGAAAGGGGATGTCAAAAGCTGTATGTGGATGTTTGAAACCCACCCTATTGACCAGTTTGATGAAAGCATAACCAAATTCCAAGTCATCAGGGGCATCACTCAGCAAGAGGTTGAATCGGGTGATGTCAAAACAGCAAAATGGCTTTTTGAGACCCAGCCTCTGGATGCCATCAAATACTTTAGTAATATTGAAGATGAAGAGACTGTTACTAAAGAGACAACTGAAATAGTGAAAGGTGATGTCAAGACCTGTAGGTGGCTGTTTGAGACCAAACCAATGGATGTACTGTATGAAAAGGTTGAGCTCAAGAATGAAAACGAAATTAATGAGGTTCATAAAGGTGATGTGAAAAGTTGCACCTGGCTCTTTGAAAATCAGGCTCTTGATACCATTGGAGATGAGTCAGAAACAGTATTAAAAGCCTCCACTATCAAACAAGAAGACATTCAGGGAAAAGATGTGCGCATGGCTCGCTTCCTCTTTGAGACGGAGAACCTTGACGACATCAGTGGGGAGGAAGAACGCCTTTTTAAGCGAGTGACTGAGATAGACATCCAGTCTGGAGATGTTTCTCgaatgaaatatatatttgagAACCAGTCCTCTGATGTCATGACCTCAACCTCAGAGGAATTCATGCGCCAGTTGAAGACTGCTCAGGCTGAGGACATTCAGAAAGGAAATGTAGGAAACTGCAAATGGCTCTTTGAAAACCAGCCCATAGATGCAATCTGTGAGAACCCACATGAGCTCAAGGGGGCACGTACAGTGACAGACATTCAGGGAGGCAATGTTGACAAGGGCCGATTCATTTTTGAGACCTGCTCATTAGATAAAATTCAGGAGGACTCGTCTATGTCAGAAATGAAGAAACTGCAGAAAATCTTCCGCGAGGAAGAGGAAAAAGGAGATGTTAAAAATTATGCCATGATGTTTGAATCTCAGCCACTTTACGCCATCCAGGACAAAGAGGGACATTATCATGAGGTCACCACTCTTACTAAGGAAGATATTCTGAAAGGGGATGTGGTTGGTACCCGCTGGTTGTTTGAAACAAAGCCTCTTGATTCCATTAGAGACACTGATGAGGTCTACCTTATTAAAGCTGTTACCGAAGAAGATATTCAAAAAGGTGATGTCAGTTCTGCTAGGTGGAGATTTGAGACACAACCTTTTGACAAGATTGCGGACAACAGCAAAACTTCTTTTAAAACTGTTGAAGACATAAAAGGGGGTGATGTCAAGGCAAACAAAGAGCATTTCGAATCTGACTTAATGTCACAGAAGCTAGTCCGCACTGTAAGCATGAGCGAGATTCATAAAGGAGACGTTAGGGCAGCTAAATGGATGTTTGAGACTCGCACTATTGATCAGATCCATGGTGAAAATTCAGAAGACGAGATGGAGACAGTTGTTATGCAAGAGCAGGTGAAAGGGGATGTGAAACAGTCTGTGTGGTTGTTTGAGAAAAATCCTCTCGATCACATCCAAGAGAATAAGGAAAGTAAGGAGTTTGTGCGTGAAGAAATACCCaaggcagatgtgaaaacaACAACTTGGCTGTTTGAAACCACTCCATTACCTGACTTCAATGACAGTAATGTTGAGAAAGCTGAAATAATTggtaaaagtataaaagaaaCCCTAGATGAGTTATACAGTCAGAGAATGGTGGAATCCAAAGGAATTATTCTAGAGACTGATGAGATTGGGGATGTGCGGATGGCTAAGTACAATCTGATGAATAAAGAGGCTCCAGAGATTCAGAAAGAAGAAATCATCAAAGGAGACTTACAGAACATCATGATGAACCTCCTCAACAGGCGCGAGACAAAGGAGAAAGGGATTATTATAGAAACACAAGAGAGAGGCAATATCAGTAGCACAGTGCAACAGCTGTTCAATCAGCAGTCTGGCATAAATGTGGAGAAAGAGGAAATAATTCGCGGTGACATTCAAGAAGCCATAAACAATTTGCTGAAGGAGGAGAGCACAGGCAAGCATGGCATTCTTATTCAGGAGGACGAGAAAGGAGATATCCGGATGACTATATATTCTCTTTTCAATAAAGAAGAGGGCGCCACCACAGAAAAAGAAGACATAGTCAAAGGCAACATAAAAGACTGTCTGCAAAAACTATATAATCAAGACTCAGAAGAGCTTGTTAAAATTAAGGTGGAGGACACAGAAAGAGGAAACGTTAGCTTTTATTCAACCTGTATTGAGTCTGGAGCTCTGGACTACTTTAAAGAGCTCCAGGTAGAGCCAGGTGAGGCTGAGACACAAACACTGCACAAAGAAGAAATAGTTTCTGGAGATATCATAGGAACAAAACAAAGTCTAACATGTAATCAGGCTCAAATCTGTCGCCTGGTGGACAAAGAAGATATTGTGCCTGGTAATGTTCATCATGCAGTCAAGGTTTTCATGACAGAGCCCCCTGTCTCATTTGAGCATCTGCAGAAAGAAGAGATAGTTGGAGGTAATTTAAGGGCCACTCTGAATTCACTAACGCAGTCCATAAATCAGTCGATCATTCTGGAAAAAGAGGATGTCGTAAAAGGGGATCTACCCACTGTCCTCAAATCTCTTAAGGAAGCCCAAAAGCTGCCTAAAGAGGTGGAAAAGCCCGAAATCGTCCCTGGTGACATCAAAGGGGCACTGAAATCTCTGAAAGACTCAGCTACCACCAAAGTTGAAATTGTTATTGAAGATTTAGTTCCAGGTGACATCAAAGGTACATTAAAATCTCTAGAAGATGCCAAGCAAGCAGTGAGAGAAgtggagaaagaagaaatagTGAAGGGCAACATTCATACAGCTTTGCAGAGTCTGCAAGAGGCTTCTAACGAGAGAAAGGCTTGCCAGCAAGAGATTGAAGTCCAGGGAGATGTCAAAGGAACAATTCAACTCTTGCTGGAGCCTTCTTCATCTCCCAGAATGCAACGCAGGGCCAGCACAGAAGGTGATGTGAAACTGTCAATACAAGCATTGTATGAGACACAAGAACAGGTTCAGTCAGAGAAAGAGGAGGTGATAAAAGGGGACGTTAAAGGAACAATAAAAAGCTTGCTAGAAACCGCACAGCGAGCGAGCCCAAAGATCCCCAGGAGAGAACCAATAAGAAAGGTTAAGGTCCCAAAAGGTAAAACCCCATCTCCTTCACAGCAAGGGATCCAGACACAGAGACCTGCCGCTGCAGTGAAAAATCTCGCTCAAAGCAGTGAGTCACAGATGAACGCGCAGAAGCTTGTAACCACCAAATCAATGCAAAGTGGAGAAGAGAAAAACACTCTTATGGCTCAAACTACAACAGACACACAGGCGTCAAAGACCACCGTGCTAGAACACAAAACAATAGTTCAGACCCACGGGGTGAAAACTTTAAAAACAGAATTCCGCAACctcaaagcaaacaaaaaaaggctAATCAGATTAGATAAGACCAAAGACAGACAGCGGGAGGATTATGTACCGCCCCCACCAACCACACCTCCATTACCAGAGTCTGAGTTCCCtgtccctccctctcctcctccagaTTACGATAGTATTTTGTTCCcgacccctcctcctcctctcattAGGGGTGATAATGACCTTCCTCCACCACCCacccctcctccaccaccccTCAGTGACCCAGCGAAGTCAGATCTTGATAATTTACCTCCTCCACCTACACCGCCTCCTACTTCTGAAATGGAACAAGAgttccttcctcctcctccatctcaGCAGGAGCTAGACCTCATTCCAAATACAATGCCAGCCAAACCTACCAAACTAACAGTGAAACCAGTCAAAGCCCCAGCTCTGTGTAAAGTACCAAAGCTACAGCCAGCAGCActgtttaacaaaacagaaatgcaggcCCAAACAGCTACACAAGTGACTACAAGCAGTAAAACTGAGGAGACGATCAGCAAAATGCAGACCCAAAACACCATTTCATCAGTTTCATCTACTCTAATCTCGTCTGAGATCCAGTCAGGCATTTCAATGCAGCCACCAGAGTCTCCACGTCCTCCTAAAAAGGTCTTTGTTCCTGTGAGTTTGACTCCACCAGCTTCTCCACCACCAAGCAAATCCCCAATAAGCAAATTCAAAACTCCATTAATAAATGCCGAGCAAAATTACAGgcagaaaagagaggagagctACACACCACCCAACTCCCCGGTCTCTGAAATTCACATGCATGAGTCAGTCAGCTCAGCACTTGAAATGCTTTCCTCAGAAGGCAAGAGCACAGCACAATCTGAGCAGGGCATATCATTTGATTTCACTCAAGAGACAGCTGAAAAAACTGTGACCAAAGCCAAATCAGACACAGAATCATATGATTCATCCAAGCATGCCACTCGCTCAGATGTCCCTCCAAGCAAGACTTTGATCTCCACCACAAATGAGAAATCTCCTTCTGAATCTGCCATTATTTCCTCAGATAAACAGCACATTATCTCTAATCAAACGTCCCAAGCCACTTCAGTTCAGCAGCACAACTCATCCGGCTCAtctaaaaagaagaaaaagtacCGGTCCTTGACGACCAGCTTTCAACAGGTCACGTCCACCTCTGTTACACAGTCACAGACGGTTGTTAGCAGTAATGCACATGTTTCTGCCAATGTATCAGTGAAGCAGTGCGTCAGTGCAGAAAAAAATCAACCGACTGTATCTGAAAATGTCTCTTTGAATAATGAATTGGAGAAGGAAGCCATCAAGCAACACACAAGTACGCAAATGACTGAAACAACTAAGATCGAGGAAAGTAAGAAAATTGTCTCTGAAACCAAAGGCCAAGGAAAACTTTCCCCCGACCGGGTCAAGTCAGCAAAGGAATCTGAGCCAAAAACCCAGAAGTCTGACAAAAAGAAAGGCAGCAAGAACATTAAAGATGAAGGCACAGAACAAAAGCCAGCAGATCAAGCTCATGGTGTGAAGGTCGAACAGGAGATTGTCCAGGTGAAAgtgaaaggagaaagaaaagtCAGCGAAACAGAGagtaaagtggaaaaacaggCCAAGCAAAAGCAGTATGAGGAGCCCCCTGCCACaccaaagaagaagaggagagctAAACCCAAGAAAGATAAAGAAGCAGTTCATCAAGCTCAGGGGCAAACACAAAGTAATACCACTGCTACTGTGCCTGCTTCCCCCTCAGAGGCTAAACACCCAGTCTCAACATCTATTCAGAAAAAAGAGGAAGACACTGTGGtacagacacacaaaaaaactgaGGAGGAACACATTGAGGTGCACAAAGAGGTGGTCATCACAAAGACTAAAGTCCAGCAGAGTTCGCAGCAACAGGGTTCCACTGCGAAATCTCAAAAGCAGGTCAAGTCTTCTCctaaaaagaaagaggaagcGGGTAGCCGTGAGACTCCTGACAAATCAAAAGACGAAAGCAGAAATGTTCCAATAAAAATGTCAGAGAAGCCAGAACAAAGGGAGCCTGCCAAGACCTCAGCAGAGAGCACAGAGACGTCACAAAGACGTGCAGAAGCTCAGAAGTTGCTGTCTCGCATTACAGAGTTGCTGGAAGCTCAAGAAAAAATGGACTCTAAGTCTGTGAAGACTTTGCTCAATGAAATCCCAGACTGGCTTGTTGAGCCAGAGGAAAAGAATGATTTGGAAGGAGCAGCAGATGAGCATAACGTGCAGAATCTCAAAGAAATTGTTGCTCATGTACAAAATTGTGTCCAAGCAAAACTAATGCACTTAGAGGGAAATGCTGCAACTATTGAGAAGCATGAATGTGAGGCAACATGTGAAAAAATGGTTTCAGGCAGAGCTACACAAAAGATTTCTAAGATCACCATTGGCTCCAAAAAGGTTGAAGCCCAAAAGAAAGTAGAAGAGCAGAAAAAAGCTACTCACAAAAGCCGCAAACAGCAAGAGAAGAGCGTAAAACCATCGGACCCCAGAGCACCATCACCCTTGTTAAGGATGCGCTCAGCGTCCCCCACATTCATCACAATTGCGTCCACAAAAAGAACTGACTCACCACAGGGAGTTGCACCATCACCTCCACCAATGCCACCTACTCCTCCACCGCGCAGGTCTGAAACACCCACATCTCGCATAAGCAGAGCCTCTCCATCGCCCACTCTGGGCAGAGCTGACAGTCTGACAAGGCTCAGGGAAACCACAGCTAAGCTCTCACGTGGACCCTCACCAGACCCTGCGCCTCACCCTGTGCCAGTTGCAGGTAAGAAGTCTGAGATTGTGGAAACTCCAGCCACATTTCATCGGCAGATCAAAATTGATCCAAAACCTCTTGAGGACTcaaggattctggaggagtatAAAGACACAAAATCTTCAGGAGTAGCTGTGTCAGAAGCAGTGACAACATCAGTTACAGACAAGAAAGAGTTCTTTGAGGGGGCTCAAAAATCAGAggtaaataaaacatttgtgCAAAAAGACCCAGTTGGAATTCTTGAGCATTTGGGATTAGCCACAGAAGAAGCTGCGACTGGGGTTCCAGTGCAAGAAAAAGAGAATCTTTTGTTCAAGGTTGACTTGTCTGGGTTGGTCAACAATTTTGAGGCACAAGAGAAAAAGGTGGGCACCAGAAAAGAGCCCATCAATATCCTAGAAATGTTTGGCAGCGAAACTAAAGACTCagagccagacacagagaagAGAGCAAGTCAACAAGAGGATACGGCAGCTTTCAACATGaaggttattaaaaatgtttttgaaatggGTGAGCAAAGTTCTTCTAtcaaagaacaaaaaaacaaacaggaggAGCATGTGTCAAGAGTGAGTGAAATTGCATCTGAAGGTTCAAAGCACAAGCCTCGGCACACAACTCAGCCAAGCTCCCAGCAGAACTCCCCTCTGCCTCGGCGCAAAGAAGTAACTCTAGAGAAGTCAGTCGATCCAACCGGCTTTTCTGAGACACAAACCACCACAGAGCATTTCTCCACGGTCGATGAATTTGGCGCGAAAATAAGTGGGACAAAAAGCACCACGACCATATCTCAGCATTCGGAGCGTGTTTTCACTCAGCATGTTCCATTCTCTTATGCCGACGCGGTGAAGAAAAAGTCCCCAGAAGTAAGGGTATCACCTGAGGCCTCCGCTGAAGAACTGCTGAAGAATTTCCACAAGACATggactgaaagtgaaagtgttTTCAAAAGCCTAGGCTACAGTGTGTCAG ATTCGAGTTCCAAAGTCGGAGCTATGCACAGTGTGTCGGAAGAGAGTGTACCCCATGGAAGGCCTGATAGCAGACAAAAAGAAGTTCCATAA